TATTTGATCTTCCGATCGCTGTTGCCCCTAAATTTTCTCATTTTATAAAACCTGCAAGGTTAAAATTTAGGGGCAAAGGCGAACGCTATCGCTTCTCCAGATTCAAATAAATCCCTCCGCCGAGTTACTTTTGGCTCAAAAGGAAAGCCTCGCTTCAATAATACTCACTTGCCGTGAAGGGCAGAGAAAACCGAAGGCCCCTGTGATGGCCTTCATTGACCACAATCCATGCGTGCTACGCTGGAGGCCTCTCCCTTAAAAGCATAACAAAACCCCGCGCCACTGGCACAGGGTTTTGTTATGCTATACTCCCCACACAAATTGCGGGTGGTTTATTTTAATAAAAGTGGCCCTGATGGCGGGTAGCAGCGGAGCGAAGGATTTGAATCTGGAGAAGCGCGAGCGTTCGCCTTTGCAACGGGATTTTTACATCTGAATAATTTATAAAATAAGAAAATCCCGCTGCAACAGCGATCGTAAGATCAAATCATTCGCGGAGCGACCTTTTCCCGCCCCCACTCATTTAAAGTAAACTAAGGCGCAAATATAAGATCAATGACATGCTGCCAGGTTTTCCACTCGAATACGCCTGACAACCCTTGCTTACCTACAATTACATATCCTGCAATTAAGCCGCCTAACAGCGATAACAGGAGCAGCAACGGAACTATGAAATAACGAGCAGTACGCCAGCGGGACTTCGTCTTTACAGGCACCGGACGGGAATCAGATTGTTCTTCTTTCATCACCAAATCCTTAAGCCCTCAGATTGTTGGCCATGTTCATCATCGTATCGCTAGAAGTTAATGCCCGTGCCGCCATTTGATACATCCGCTGAACTTGCATCATATCCGTCATTTCGCCCGCTAAATCCACATTAGATTCCTCGAGATAACCGGAACGCACAGATACGTCCGCTGGAACAGCACCTGCCACACCTGCAGCTCCGAATACATTTGCCTCTGTTACACCATTCAACAACACGAACAGGTTATCATCCCGCTGTTCCAGTCCTTCTGGACGCTGTACATCCATTAGCTTGATTCTCTGACCAACTGTCGGATCCCCAGTTCCATTAGCACGAATCAGCAATTCGCCATCCGAGTTAATAGCCACCTTGGAACCCGCTGGAGCAGTCACAGGAACATCATTGTTATCCAGCACGGAGTAGCCTTCAGCAGTGGTCAACATCATCGTCGCACTATCATTCGGATCAGGAATAAAATGAAAGCTACCATCACGGGTCCAAGCTTTTTGCCCATTTCCCTGAACTTCAAACATGGCATTACCCTGGATCGCCAGATCAGTAGGAATTCCCGTCTCCTTGAGCGGACCTTGCTCCATATTTTTCATGATTGCGGCCGTTCTAACTCCGTAGCCCAAATTATAACCGAGCGGCATGGCCCGTCCATTTTGGAGATACGTTGAAGGCTGTTGTTTCACATTGGCCAATACATCTTCAAAGGAACCCTGTTTACTCTTATAACCAACTGTATTGACATTGGCAATATTATCGGCAATTAAATCCAAACGCTGCTGCACACTGGCCATAGATACCATTGCACCAATCATGGAGTTGTTCATCACTTACCCCCTGTTATACACGGCCTACTTCATTAACGGCCTTGTCCAAGCTTTTATCATAAAATTGAATTACCTTCTGATTCGCTTCGTACGCTCTTAACGCAGCCATCATATCCACCATTGACTGTGAAGCATCTACATTAGATACCTCCAGGTAACCTTGACGAACGGATACAGCATCATTAGCGGTCATCATCCTAGCTGCAGCACCATCAGTATCATTCAGACGGAAATTCCCATTACCCTCACGAACGAGCTGGTACGGACGATCAATGACACTAATACCGAGCGTCGTCCCCAATGTCTGGTTGGACTGGCTATCTACCAATTCGCCCCGCTCATTTACTTTAAGCTCTGAGACAGCCCCGGTCAATTGAATTGGGTTTCCATTCGTATCCAGCACCGCTGAGCCAGTCGATGAAAGCAATGCTCCCGCTCCATTTACTTGAAAATGCCCATCACGTGTATAACGAACATTCCCATTACTGTCCCGCACCGAAAAAAACGCTTCTGGACGGTAGGTGACTTCACCGTTAGCATTGATGAATTTTCCCGCCTGATCAAAAGCCATAGGTTGACCAGTAGCTGGGTCGTTCACATTAATATTGGACTGTATCGCAAAATCCGTCGCTTGTCCACTGTCCTTTAATGCTCCCTGAATGTAAGGGGAGAGGCTTTCCTCAGCAAAAACGCCAGTATTGAGCTTGCCGACCGTACGGTCCGGGTTATCAGGGTTACCACCCGTCATGGATATAAGCATTTCGGGGAAAGAACGCTGAACACTGTTCTCCTGTTTGTATCCCGTCGTATTCATATTAGCAATATTTTGCGTCACGGTGTCATGGCGTCGTTGTTGTGTCATCAATCCGGCGGCCGCAGTATATAAACCTCTCAACATGTAACGTGCACCCCAATCCTATACTCTGCTAAAATCATATGCTCGCGCGGAGGCACGAAGGCCAAAATGCTAGGCAACCTGCCTGACCGCACCGAGTCTCTTATAGTCACTATCGGCAGATTAGAACTTTTTCTTAACCACATGATCCAAATTATCCAGCATAATTCCTGTACCTTTAACAACACAATGCATCGGATCTTCGGCAACCAGTACGGGAACGCGCAGTTCTTCAGCAAGTAGCTCGTCCAATCCGCTAAGCAAGGCACCGCCACCAGTCAAAATAACACCACGGTCAATAATATCAGCTGACAGTTCCGGTGGGGTCTGCTCCAATACAAACTTGGCCGCAGCAACAATCGCTGACACAGGATCTCTAAGTGCATCCTGCACTTCATCTGCAGATATACTTAACGTTTTGGGCAATCCGGATACCATATCCCGTCCACGGATGTCCATCTCTGCACGACGTCCACTCGGATGCACAGTTCCGATAGCAATCTTGATATCTTCAGCCGTACGTTCTCCGATCAGAAGCTTGTACTTCGTTTTTACATATTTCATGATGGCTGTATCAAATTTGTCCCCTGCCATTTTAATGGAAGAAGCTGTTACGACATCCCCCATAGAGAGGACTGCAACGTCAGTCGTTCCGCCACCAATATCCACTACCATGTTGCCGCTAGGCTCAAAAATATCCATTCCTGCCCCGATGGCAGCCGCTTTTGGCTCTTCCTCCAAAAATACTTCCTTGGCCCCGCTACGTTCCGCCGCTTCACGAATCGCTTTTTGCTCCACTGAGGTAATGTTCGTTGGCGCACAAATTAGAATACGAGGGTGGCTGTACCAGCTTTTTCCCCCCACCCGATTGATAAAATATTTTAACATCGCTTCTGTTACTTCAAAATCGGCGATGACACCATCACGTAATGGACGGATGGCTATGATATTACCAGGAGTACGTCCCACCATACGGCGCGCTTCCTCTCCGACAGCCAGGACTCTTTTTGTATCGCTTTCTATCGCGACAACGGAAGGTTCGTCAAGAACAACCCCCTTCCCTTTGACGTGGATAAGCACGTTGGCCGTACCGAGGTCGATACCGATATCATTACTGAACATATTAAAAAGGCCCCCAAAGTGATATTTTAAAAAGCTAAGATTCGACAAGAAGCGGCAAATATATGTATAAACCTACGGTTACATGTCATTTTTCGTCTTGTACCATCTTTTAACATATCATACTTCAGGGGGTTGATTCAATGGCTTTGCCAGCCAATTCACTATATATTTTTAGGACTTGCCGGAAACGAGAATTTCCCTTCGTTTGCCACTCGTTTTTTTGTACTTAATTTTCGTGGCTTCTCCCCCCCGCAGATGGCGGATGGATTTATGGTATTCAAGAATGTGCTTCACCTGATCGGCAAGATCCGGGTTGATTTCAGGCAGCCGTTCGGTCAGATCTTTATGCACCGTGCTCTTGGAGACACCAAATTCCTTGGCAATCGTACGGACCGTATTCCTTGTTTCCACGATACAGCGACCGATTTTGATGGTCCGTTCCTTGATGTAATCGTGCACGCTCCCGCCTCCCTACTGTGGATAGTTTGGTACATTATATGAGGAGCGTGCCTATATATTCGCGGTTTGGCGGGAAGACATGCTTCGGAAGGCCTATTTATTTGGCAAAAGCAGCTTATGTTTACCTTATGCACAAAAACTACACAAGAAAAAAGCAGGGAATATGGATTCCCCGCTTTGCATGCAAAGCCATGACCAGATTTATTTTTTAGGAAGCAGACCTGCTGGATTCACAGGCTTGTCATCCTGATACACTTCAAAATGCAAATGTGTTTTCAAATCCTTTTCAAGCTCGTTACGACCCGCTGAAGCAATCACATCGTTTTGTTTCACTTGATCGCCTTCTTTTACTTTCAGATCACTCAAGCTTTGGTACACCGTTTTGAGATTATTATCATGCGTAATTTCTACGACATTACCTACCAGCGGATGTTGTTCCACACGAGATACTTTGCCACTCAGGGCGGCTCTTACTTCAAACGCCTGATCGTCAGTCCGGGAAAGATCAATCCCAGTGTTAGCGGTAAATGTTTTATCGTACTCTACCATAGCTGCCGCCTGCTCATCAGCGGTCGCATTCTCATCAAAGAACGGCTTTACGACCTGTACTGCGCCAGCATCTGCCACTGGCCATGCGATATTTTCCGACTGGGCAACGACTTCCACGCTTTCTGGCTGTTGTCCGTTAACATCGGTATTCACTGCACTTGTGCTCTGTACCGATGGACTAGCTGGGTCAGGTTTGAAAGACTTCTGGCTGGCATCCTGATAGACCCACACTAAAGTTAGTATAATGGCTGCTGCGGCAATGTAGGCTGCCGGGTATGCCCACCTTTTGGACAACAGCTTTTTCCACGAAGACGGCCGCGAAGCTCTTCCACCCTGAAAGGTTTTGGGTGTCTCTTCATGGTTTTGGTTCTGGTTTTTATTTTGTTCATTCATTTGCTCATCACCTCAGTAACCAGTGTTACCGGGTGCAACTCTTTTATACTTCAAAGTTTTGAAATATTTACTAACTTAGAATACGAGAGGCTTGCGCAAAAGAAATGCCAGTATAATAGTGAAGGAGTATTTGAGTGGCAGTATGACCTTCTTTGGCCATTCCATTGGCTCCCCACTGACTCATACCAACACCATGACCATAACCATAGGTTGTTATAGCAATCCGGTCCCCTTCAGCCTTCCACGTAAACTCAGCCGAACGCAACCCCAGTTTGTTACGGATCTCCGGTCCCGTAAAGATTGAGCCACCAACTTCAATCTTCTTGATGCGATGTCCTTCTGTCTTGGAGAGTATACGAATCTCTGGCATACTTCCTCCTCCAGTAGAGGCGGCAATTGCAGTACGACTTAACCCCAATCTATCGAACACGCTTTGACGACTCAGTGTGACGGTTTCTGAATAACGCGGGGCCAACTGCTTGTCCCATGGACTTGATACGCTTCGTAAATAGGGCACTGCCTTCGCCCACACATCCTCTGAATTTTCGGTGTAGCCATTGCTAGTAGAAAAAAAAGATGCCGTAATGGGCTTGCCTTCATATACCATGATCGTATCCTTGGTGTCTCGTACGGCCTGCTGAATTTTAGCCAGCTCTGCGGATTTACCAGAATGCCCCCATTCTCTAGTAAGTTTAGCTTTGGAGATATAAGCCTGATGTTTAACAGTATCCGTCACATCTGCTCCCGCAGGGGCACCGCTAGTGTCATCAGCCAGCAAGCGCCGGGCAATGAAGGTACGCGCGGCTATGGCCTGCGCTTTCAGTGCCTCCCCCTCAAAGCTGGGCGGCATTTCGGCAGCTACTACGCCGACAATGTATTGCTCCAGCGGTAACGTCTCCGTGCGACCGGTGGACGTGACATACACACGCACGTCTGGCTCTGCCGCCACCGGTACGCTACGCGTTGGCGCAGCGGGCACCGCTGGCATCGGCGGGACGCCCGGTAAGCGCGTGACGGGCGTCTCACCCTTTGCCGTCACGCTAGGCGCAGCCGGTACTGCCGTGCGGCTGCTTGGCGGCACCGGCTGCGCCGTCTGGCGAGGCCACGCCATTAGCGCGGGCACAGCCATGGCAAGCACCAGCACCCCTGCCATGGCGGCGAATGGCAGCCATGGGCGGCGGCTGCCCCAGCGTGGGGCACGCCCGGCGGAAGGACGCAGGTGCGGCAGCGGGCTTGCAGCGCGTGTGTCATGGGCCGCTACTCCAGCGATAGGCAGAGCCGTATCAACAGAGTTCACAGCGGAAGGCACGGCTGTTGTACCCCGATTGGGCTTGACGCCAGTCGGCAATGTACCTCTTGCGTCCGGCTGCTGTTGCATAAGCTTATTTTTCTGTAACAAGGTAGCTATAGAGCCAGTGTCTTCCTCCGCAAATAAAGCCTGGCGATGTTCCTTAGGATGATGAATGGGTATACGGATGCGAACCTGTGAATCTTTCATAGGCTGAAACCTCCATCAAAGGGCTAAGTGTCCGGCTGGAAGTATAGATATACTCCAGCAGATATTTTCAATCATATGAAGTCGTCCACTTTGATAGAACCATTTTAAGAGAACTGAAAGAATGAAAAAGACTGGCTATAAACAATAAAAAGAACCAGTCCTTTCGGACTTGGTTCTTCGTTGTTTAAGAATATACGTATGCAACATGAAGCTACATGCGTTAAAGCTTAGGCGAGGGAAGGCTGAATCTTCTTAAACAGATTCCCAGACGCCTCTTCCGGCATTACGCGCTCTGTACTGGGTGAATGATCCAGTTTGGACTCTTCCACGGTCACTCTGTAAATGTCCGCTCCCAATCCGGTCAGCTTCTCAGCCAAATGAACGTAACCACGATCGATGTGATGTACGCCGGATACCTCCGTTGTACCTTCTGCAATGAGTCCGGTCAGAATCAACGCAGCACCTGCACGCAAATCTGTAGAGGTTACTTTCGCACCTGTCAGCTTAGCATTACCCGTTACAATGGCAGAACGGCCTTCGACCTTAATCTCCGCATTCATGAGATGAAATTCATCCACATGCATGAAACGATTTTCAAACACGGTTTCCGTAATAATGCTCGTTCCTTCAGCGGCAAGCTGAAG
The Paenibacillus peoriae DNA segment above includes these coding regions:
- a CDS encoding rod shape-determining protein, with translation MFSNDIGIDLGTANVLIHVKGKGVVLDEPSVVAIESDTKRVLAVGEEARRMVGRTPGNIIAIRPLRDGVIADFEVTEAMLKYFINRVGGKSWYSHPRILICAPTNITSVEQKAIREAAERSGAKEVFLEEEPKAAAIGAGMDIFEPSGNMVVDIGGGTTDVAVLSMGDVVTASSIKMAGDKFDTAIMKYVKTKYKLLIGERTAEDIKIAIGTVHPSGRRAEMDIRGRDMVSGLPKTLSISADEVQDALRDPVSAIVAAAKFVLEQTPPELSADIIDRGVILTGGGALLSGLDELLAEELRVPVLVAEDPMHCVVKGTGIMLDNLDHVVKKKF
- a CDS encoding DNA-directed RNA polymerase subunit beta; this encodes MKEEQSDSRPVPVKTKSRWRTARYFIVPLLLLLSLLGGLIAGYVIVGKQGLSGVFEWKTWQHVIDLIFAP
- a CDS encoding flagellar hook-basal body protein encodes the protein MNNSMIGAMVSMASVQQRLDLIADNIANVNTVGYKSKQGSFEDVLANVKQQPSTYLQNGRAMPLGYNLGYGVRTAAIMKNMEQGPLKETGIPTDLAIQGNAMFEVQGNGQKAWTRDGSFHFIPDPNDSATMMLTTAEGYSVLDNNDVPVTAPAGSKVAINSDGELLIRANGTGDPTVGQRIKLMDVQRPEGLEQRDDNLFVLLNGVTEANVFGAAGVAGAVPADVSVRSGYLEESNVDLAGEMTDMMQVQRMYQMAARALTSSDTMMNMANNLRA
- a CDS encoding M23 family metallopeptidase translates to MNEQNKNQNQNHEETPKTFQGGRASRPSSWKKLLSKRWAYPAAYIAAAAIILTLVWVYQDASQKSFKPDPASPSVQSTSAVNTDVNGQQPESVEVVAQSENIAWPVADAGAVQVVKPFFDENATADEQAAAMVEYDKTFTANTGIDLSRTDDQAFEVRAALSGKVSRVEQHPLVGNVVEITHDNNLKTVYQSLSDLKVKEGDQVKQNDVIASAGRNELEKDLKTHLHFEVYQDDKPVNPAGLLPKK
- the spoIID gene encoding stage II sporulation protein D gives rise to the protein MKDSQVRIRIPIHHPKEHRQALFAEEDTGSIATLLQKNKLMQQQPDARGTLPTGVKPNRGTTAVPSAVNSVDTALPIAGVAAHDTRAASPLPHLRPSAGRAPRWGSRRPWLPFAAMAGVLVLAMAVPALMAWPRQTAQPVPPSSRTAVPAAPSVTAKGETPVTRLPGVPPMPAVPAAPTRSVPVAAEPDVRVYVTSTGRTETLPLEQYIVGVVAAEMPPSFEGEALKAQAIAARTFIARRLLADDTSGAPAGADVTDTVKHQAYISKAKLTREWGHSGKSAELAKIQQAVRDTKDTIMVYEGKPITASFFSTSNGYTENSEDVWAKAVPYLRSVSSPWDKQLAPRYSETVTLSRQSVFDRLGLSRTAIAASTGGGSMPEIRILSKTEGHRIKKIEVGGSIFTGPEIRNKLGLRSAEFTWKAEGDRIAITTYGYGHGVGMSQWGANGMAKEGHTATQILLHYYTGISFAQASRILS
- the spoIIID gene encoding sporulation transcriptional regulator SpoIIID; this translates as MHDYIKERTIKIGRCIVETRNTVRTIAKEFGVSKSTVHKDLTERLPEINPDLADQVKHILEYHKSIRHLRGGEATKIKYKKTSGKRREILVSGKS
- a CDS encoding flagellar hook-basal body protein; the encoded protein is MLRGLYTAAAGLMTQQRRHDTVTQNIANMNTTGYKQENSVQRSFPEMLISMTGGNPDNPDRTVGKLNTGVFAEESLSPYIQGALKDSGQATDFAIQSNINVNDPATGQPMAFDQAGKFINANGEVTYRPEAFFSVRDSNGNVRYTRDGHFQVNGAGALLSSTGSAVLDTNGNPIQLTGAVSELKVNERGELVDSQSNQTLGTTLGISVIDRPYQLVREGNGNFRLNDTDGAAARMMTANDAVSVRQGYLEVSNVDASQSMVDMMAALRAYEANQKVIQFYDKSLDKAVNEVGRV